A region of Acidithiobacillus ferridurans DNA encodes the following proteins:
- a CDS encoding phosphopantetheine-binding protein, which produces MYSLTPQELELSALIIAALNLPVDPQDIDPEAPLYGGALGLDSIDILEISMVIGKKYGLMISSDNDNKVEIFSCLRNLCTYVQAHRSN; this is translated from the coding sequence ATGTACAGCCTTACTCCCCAGGAACTGGAATTAAGTGCTTTAATAATAGCGGCACTGAATCTTCCCGTGGATCCGCAGGACATTGATCCTGAAGCGCCATTATATGGTGGAGCATTGGGGCTTGATTCCATTGATATTCTGGAGATATCCATGGTCATAGGAAAAAAATACGGATTAATGATATCAAGCGACAACGACAACAAGGTGGAAATATTTAGTTGTTTGCGCAACCTCTGCACTTATGTGCAGGCGCATAGGTCCAACTAG
- a CDS encoding beta-ketoacyl-[acyl-carrier-protein] synthase family protein codes for MPPVLVSRFTATSCIGRGLDQTFAALLDRQSGLKQCAFQGIDINTWVGEVDAVDDEEMEPGLQDFNCRNNRLAQLALRQDGFAEAVDAAASRWGRKRIGVFLGTSTAGILQTEWAFRRRDPVSGCLPADFVYAATHSPYSLSDFIRRKLRLEGPAMSVSSACSSSAKALASAKRMLDAGLIDAAVVGGVDSLCATTLYGFHSLGLLADGPCRPFSDDRKGISLGEAAAYLLLERMPDSPDGDAVLLLGVGESSDAYHMSSPHPEGLGARIAMEQALSSAGLSPASIDYINLHGTATLNNDSSEAKAVVGVFGATTPCSSTKGATGHTLGAAGALEAVICAIAIQHDLMPAGPEAGQRDTTTGIQYLMSNQRQRVSHILSNSFGFGGSNCSLVFGRST; via the coding sequence ATGCCACCGGTGCTCGTATCACGTTTCACCGCGACAAGCTGTATCGGACGCGGTCTGGACCAAACCTTTGCTGCACTGCTTGATCGCCAAAGCGGGCTGAAGCAGTGCGCCTTCCAGGGAATCGACATCAACACCTGGGTCGGCGAAGTGGATGCGGTTGACGATGAGGAAATGGAACCGGGTCTGCAAGATTTCAACTGTCGTAACAATAGGTTGGCGCAGTTAGCCCTGCGCCAGGACGGATTTGCCGAGGCAGTGGATGCTGCCGCCAGCAGATGGGGCCGGAAGCGGATCGGCGTTTTTCTGGGGACCAGCACCGCGGGCATTCTGCAGACCGAGTGGGCGTTTCGGCGCCGCGACCCCGTTAGTGGATGCCTGCCAGCGGATTTTGTCTATGCCGCAACCCATAGTCCATACTCTCTAAGCGACTTCATCCGCCGCAAATTGCGGCTCGAAGGTCCCGCCATGTCGGTGTCTTCCGCCTGCTCCTCCAGCGCCAAGGCCCTCGCTTCGGCAAAACGTATGCTGGACGCCGGGCTGATTGATGCCGCTGTGGTCGGTGGGGTAGATTCCTTATGCGCTACCACCCTCTACGGTTTTCATTCGCTGGGGCTGCTGGCCGACGGCCCCTGTCGACCGTTCAGCGACGATCGTAAGGGTATCTCCCTCGGTGAGGCCGCCGCCTATCTGCTGCTAGAGCGCATGCCGGACAGTCCCGACGGCGATGCGGTGCTTTTGTTGGGTGTGGGTGAATCCAGCGATGCCTATCATATGTCATCGCCCCATCCCGAGGGACTGGGAGCGCGTATAGCCATGGAGCAGGCGCTGTCCTCGGCCGGGTTGAGCCCTGCAAGTATTGACTATATCAATCTGCACGGCACCGCCACTCTCAACAATGATTCGTCCGAGGCCAAAGCAGTAGTCGGAGTCTTCGGTGCCACAACACCGTGCAGCTCTACCAAAGGTGCTACCGGCCACACCTTGGGTGCCGCCGGAGCGCTGGAGGCCGTCATTTGTGCCATCGCCATCCAACATGACCTGATGCCGGCAGGTCCGGAAGCCGGCCAGAGAGATACCACGACTGGCATTCAATATCTCATGTCAAACCAACGGCAAAGGGTTTCCCATATATTAAGCAATTCCTTCGGCTTTGGTGGCAGCAACTGCAGTCTGGTCTTTGGCCGTTCCACCTAG
- a CDS encoding MMPL family transporter, protein MRKNRVFIIATWLAILLAGGLLISTTKFTANLSEFLPRSPTTQQAVLNEQLRQGILSRQIMIRIDGGDAAIRAKLSNEMVRKLQGNTAFLSLNNGSSNGDTKIFHYIFSHRYLLSPTVNPTLFTVAGLHNAIADSIDMLATPGGEMVQSLLPSDPTGATVQMIRSMGSGVRPVTRDGVWSSRSGKSVLILAQTRASGSAMNAQQAAINDIQTAFAVAKSEAGSVAANTTLMMTGVGVISVASRDAIVHAAEWMSTISITLIIILLLLVYRSGIVLILGLLPVFSGIIVGISAVALGFSVVYDITLGFGTALIGEAVDYSIYFFVQSGQSATGNDEWIRKYWPTIRLGVLTSIIGFASLLFSNLPGLAQLGLYAIAGLLTAAIVTRLVLPTLLPGNFKSRDLSSIGEHLLRLTRTLFTLRSGVVLLLIAASAVLVSHRDKIWNYNLSALSPVPAAAQRLYTQMRADLGVSEGGYLVVVSAPTVNATLAVAEKTGNALQGLVENHVIAGYESPARYLPSVTLQQERQAAIPPKDVLERRLRKALLGLPVKASLFTPFIKESEVQRTLTPLTLADLRGTSIGMVVNSMLIRHGHGWDAILPLKAPASGIVDAQRVRASLARHHITGAMLVDLSGASNQLYKSYLINGIKLSLAGVVSIALLLLLVLRSPMRVTRILLPLIAAVLTVAAGLVLLGYELNIMNLIGLMLIVAVGSNYALFFDQGDRQVHGEIAPRTLASLVIANIATVMGFGPLAFSGVPVLQAIGATVAPGVVLALLFSASFSQHTTV, encoded by the coding sequence GTGAGGAAAAACCGCGTTTTCATCATTGCAACATGGCTGGCTATTTTGCTTGCCGGTGGCTTATTGATCAGCACCACCAAATTCACAGCAAATCTTTCGGAATTTCTGCCTCGGTCGCCCACCACGCAGCAAGCGGTCCTGAACGAACAATTACGTCAGGGCATCCTATCACGCCAAATCATGATCCGCATTGATGGCGGTGATGCTGCCATACGCGCCAAGCTCTCCAATGAGATGGTCCGGAAGCTTCAGGGTAACACCGCCTTTTTGTCCCTCAACAACGGCAGCAGCAATGGTGATACCAAAATATTTCATTATATTTTTTCTCATCGTTACTTGTTGAGCCCCACCGTCAACCCGACACTTTTTACAGTTGCCGGACTACACAATGCCATTGCCGATTCCATTGACATGTTGGCCACTCCAGGCGGAGAGATGGTTCAGTCGTTGCTCCCTAGTGATCCTACCGGGGCCACTGTGCAGATGATCCGGTCCATGGGAAGCGGGGTGAGACCAGTGACCCGCGACGGAGTGTGGTCCTCGCGTTCCGGCAAAAGTGTCTTGATATTGGCACAAACCCGAGCTTCCGGTTCCGCTATGAATGCCCAGCAGGCAGCAATCAACGACATACAGACGGCATTCGCCGTCGCGAAGTCGGAAGCGGGGTCCGTAGCCGCGAACACCACCTTGATGATGACCGGCGTCGGGGTGATTTCGGTAGCCTCTCGCGACGCCATCGTCCATGCAGCCGAGTGGATGTCCACCATCAGTATAACGCTTATAATTATACTGCTATTGCTCGTATACCGCTCCGGAATAGTGCTTATTCTGGGTCTCTTACCAGTATTTTCCGGAATAATCGTCGGAATTTCCGCAGTAGCGCTTGGTTTCTCTGTTGTCTACGATATCACTCTGGGTTTTGGAACGGCGTTAATTGGCGAAGCGGTAGATTATTCCATTTATTTTTTTGTGCAGTCCGGACAATCTGCAACAGGAAATGACGAATGGATACGCAAGTACTGGCCGACCATCAGATTAGGGGTACTTACCTCGATCATCGGATTTGCCAGTCTGCTGTTTTCAAATTTACCGGGACTGGCACAACTCGGCCTTTACGCAATTGCCGGGCTTCTCACTGCGGCAATTGTTACCCGGCTGGTACTACCAACTCTGCTACCCGGCAATTTTAAATCACGGGATTTAAGCAGTATTGGCGAACATCTGCTGCGCTTGACACGAACCCTTTTCACCCTGCGGTCTGGCGTCGTGTTGCTACTGATCGCGGCGAGCGCTGTCCTCGTCAGCCATCGCGACAAGATTTGGAACTACAACCTGTCTGCGCTGAGCCCCGTCCCGGCGGCAGCGCAACGACTCTATACGCAAATGCGCGCTGACCTGGGCGTATCCGAGGGCGGTTATCTGGTCGTCGTTTCTGCACCCACCGTCAACGCTACGCTGGCTGTGGCCGAAAAGACCGGCAATGCGCTACAGGGGTTGGTAGAAAATCACGTCATTGCCGGCTATGAGAGTCCCGCCCGGTACCTGCCGAGCGTCACATTGCAACAGGAGCGGCAAGCGGCGATCCCACCAAAAGACGTGCTGGAAAGGCGTTTGCGTAAAGCCCTGCTTGGTCTACCAGTAAAAGCTTCGCTGTTCACGCCGTTCATCAAGGAATCCGAGGTGCAGCGCACACTCACGCCCCTAACCCTTGCCGACCTGCGCGGCACCAGTATCGGGATGGTGGTAAACAGCATGCTTATCCGCCACGGCCACGGGTGGGACGCCATTCTACCACTCAAAGCACCCGCTTCGGGCATAGTGGACGCGCAGCGCGTGCGTGCCAGCCTTGCCCGGCACCATATCACAGGTGCCATGCTCGTCGACTTGTCCGGCGCATCGAATCAATTGTATAAAAGTTATCTGATAAATGGGATTAAGCTATCATTGGCGGGAGTCGTTTCCATTGCCTTACTATTATTGCTCGTATTGCGCTCCCCGATGCGGGTCACGAGGATACTGCTACCTTTAATTGCAGCCGTCCTGACGGTGGCCGCCGGGCTTGTCTTGCTTGGATATGAGCTAAATATTATGAACCTGATTGGGCTTATGCTGATCGTCGCTGTCGGATCAAACTATGCACTCTTTTTTGATCAAGGTGACAGGCAGGTCCATGGGGAGATCGCCCCGCGTACGCTGGCCTCCCTGGTCATCGCCAATATTGCCACCGTCATGGGATTTGGGCCGCTCGCTTTTTCCGGGGTTCCTGTACTACAGGCCATCGGTGCCACCGTTGCACCCGGTGTCGTTCTAGCGTTGTTATTCTCTGCCAGTTTTTCCCAACACACGACCGTTTGA
- a CDS encoding beta-ketoacyl synthase chain length factor, with protein MTLLNAYLEGVGLLGPGVTNWPQGLAILAGQAPYQQQKTVLSPPASLPPAERRRASPGVMAALQVGLEACAMAGVHPADPASVFASSGGDGRICHAICSALASGDTMISPTQFHNSVHNAISGYWGIAAGAMTPSSVVSAYDGSFSAGLLEAMTLLVSEQRPVLLIACDSDYPQPLYDARPVPDTFAVALLLTATPHPGKTIAQLRFCGDDLFTDSAVQAMDDIALEALRQSIPAARCLPLLQAIARSEARRIVLDYVNPPHLAVDVAPCS; from the coding sequence ATGACTTTGCTAAATGCATACCTTGAAGGTGTGGGGCTGCTCGGCCCTGGCGTCACCAACTGGCCGCAAGGCTTAGCCATACTTGCCGGGCAAGCACCCTACCAACAGCAGAAAACCGTATTATCGCCGCCTGCGTCGTTGCCACCCGCGGAGCGGCGCCGTGCCAGTCCGGGAGTCATGGCGGCCCTTCAGGTGGGCCTTGAAGCCTGCGCCATGGCCGGTGTTCACCCCGCAGATCCGGCATCGGTATTTGCCTCCTCGGGAGGGGATGGCCGCATCTGCCACGCCATCTGTTCGGCACTGGCGTCAGGAGATACCATGATTTCTCCCACTCAGTTTCATAATTCCGTACACAACGCCATTTCCGGGTATTGGGGCATTGCGGCAGGCGCCATGACGCCCTCCTCCGTGGTCAGCGCCTATGATGGGAGCTTCTCCGCCGGGTTATTGGAAGCGATGACGCTGCTGGTGAGCGAGCAGCGTCCCGTCTTATTGATCGCCTGCGATAGCGACTATCCCCAACCTCTGTACGACGCCCGCCCCGTTCCGGATACTTTTGCCGTGGCGCTGTTACTGACGGCTACCCCTCATCCCGGGAAAACGATCGCGCAACTCCGTTTTTGCGGAGATGACTTATTTACGGACTCTGCAGTGCAAGCCATGGATGACATCGCCCTGGAAGCCTTGCGCCAATCCATTCCTGCCGCACGCTGCCTCCCTCTGCTTCAGGCCATAGCGAGAAGCGAGGCCAGGCGCATCGTCTTGGATTACGTGAATCCTCCGCATTTGGCAGTGGATGTAGCACCATGCAGCTAG
- a CDS encoding LolA-related protein yields the protein MAISKVLRQLPDTRLGILVAHLGKGVLKDQETLRSTPPLAAASGRTSFHFGAVTLLMLLGLSTMLTTAAAQASEWNIDHLMQSLAHTKPGRATFVEKKFLTMLEKPIESSGRLRFIAPDSLEMHTLKPKNELMLIQGDVLTIDHQDIHLQDHPELLAFIDSIRGTLTGNQQMLKQFFRLSLSGSEGNWTLTMLPRQKKLADLVQYIQVNGSNNSVTSIETLKTNRDRSLITITKSPSP from the coding sequence ATGGCCATATCTAAAGTGCTCCGGCAACTGCCGGACACCCGGCTAGGAATACTCGTGGCGCACCTGGGAAAGGGCGTTCTCAAGGACCAGGAGACGTTACGCAGTACACCCCCACTCGCGGCAGCTTCTGGCCGGACCTCCTTCCATTTCGGGGCGGTGACCCTGCTGATGCTCCTGGGCCTAAGTACGATGCTGACGACGGCTGCAGCTCAGGCATCGGAATGGAATATCGATCATCTGATGCAGTCCTTGGCACATACCAAACCCGGCCGCGCCACATTCGTCGAGAAAAAATTCCTGACCATGCTGGAGAAACCCATAGAATCATCTGGTAGGCTACGTTTCATAGCCCCGGACAGCTTGGAGATGCACACCCTCAAGCCAAAAAATGAGCTTATGCTCATACAAGGCGACGTGCTCACCATCGACCACCAGGATATCCATCTGCAGGATCATCCGGAATTATTGGCATTTATCGATAGCATACGTGGCACGTTGACCGGGAACCAGCAGATGCTGAAGCAATTCTTTCGTCTTTCTTTGAGCGGCAGCGAGGGAAACTGGACTCTGACGATGCTGCCCAGACAAAAAAAGTTGGCGGATCTGGTTCAATATATTCAGGTCAACGGTAGCAACAATTCGGTAACCAGCATCGAAACATTGAAAACGAATCGCGATCGTTCCCTGATCACCATCACCAAGTCACCTTCGCCGTGA